In Corylus avellana chromosome ca2, CavTom2PMs-1.0, the following proteins share a genomic window:
- the LOC132171182 gene encoding protein HEAT-STRESS-ASSOCIATED 32 → MSAYLWKSFDEDEDRPEKPRRYGVTEMRGPHFTLLSQNVIQDIFESMGQFVDGLKFSGGSHSLMPKAFIKEVINIAHQHDVYVSTGDWAEHLVHKGPSVFKEYVEECKQLGFDTIELNVGSLEVPEETLLRFVRLIKSGGLKAKPQFAVKVNKSDIPVGGDRAFGAYIVPRPRSSEFVEDVDLLIRRAERCLEAGADTIMIDADDVCKHADSVRSDIIAKVIGRLGLEKIMFEASNPRASEWFIKQYGPRVNLFVDHSQVMDLECLRGRNLGKNHASVLGSSSFLF, encoded by the exons ATGTCGGCGTACCTATGGAAGAGCTTCGACGAGGACGAGGACCGCCCGGAGAAACCTCGCCGCTATGGAGTCACGGAGATGAGAGGCCCCCATTTCACCCTCTTAAGCCAAAACGTTATTCAG GATATTTTTGAGTCCATGGGACAATTTGTTGATGGATTAAAGTTCTCTGGAGGTTCTCATAGCCTGATGCCAAAGGCTTTCATTAAAGAAGTGATTAACATAGCTCACCAACATGATGTATATGTTAGCACAGGTGACTGGGCTGAACACTTGGTTCACAAAGGTCCATCGGTCTTCAAAGAGTATGTGGAG GAGTGCAAGCAATTGGGGTTTGATACTATTGAGCTGAATGTGGGATCACTCGAGGTTCCTGAAGAGACTCTTCTAAGATTTGTGCGCTTGATTAAGAGTGGTGGTCTCAAAGCCAAGCCTCAATTTGCAGTGAAGGTTAACAAGTCTGACATTCCTGTTGGTGGTGATAGAGCATTTGGAGCTTATATTGTCCCAAGGCCTCGATCATCTG AATTTGTTGAAGATGTGGATCTTTTGATCAGACGGGCTGAGAGATGCTTAGAAGCTGGAGCAGACACTATAATGATTGATGCTGATGATGTCTGCAAGCATGCTGATTCTGTACGGTCAGACATAATTGCTAAGGTCATTGGGCGTCTTGGTCTTGAGAAGATCATGTTTGAAGCATCAAATCCCAGAGCCTCTGAGTGGTTTATTAAACAGTATGGTCCCAGG GTGAACCTCTTTGTGGATCACTCTCAAGTGATGGATCTGGAATGTCTCCGGGGACGCAACCTGGGTAAAAATCATGCATCTGTCCTTGGATCCTCATCTTTTCTGTTCTGA
- the LOC132171867 gene encoding uncharacterized protein LOC132171867 has product MPTVWCALRRSLDCRRSQLPSDVHDPNDNNNLSTSTRKPDSSCCPKAISDLRDVMKRRDNKPLVCSRRSLGSIEFLKPVTHEVLLDDSTWEIKISRFYASSNANDRGKHGPTFVGNLRLANTDNRGRHPVPHYDSGRSTLIKIHGGGCSDIPSECRRSIETDYNGNSNPICQICGAQFRKLDAVEAHHLSKHAVIELGEGDSSRKIVEIICQKSCRLKSAEKECRRIERVLKVHNMQKTVAWFEEYRETVKIEASKLPKKHPRCLVDGNELLRFYGTTVVCSLGINGSSSLCTLDDCGVCQVLRHGFLTKKESNGGVFTTSTSGRAFESIELYEKDSSARKALIVCRVVAGRIHSPLERIQEMASSGFDSLAWRKGSHSNFEELCVLNPRAILPCFVAIYKPE; this is encoded by the exons ATGCCAACGGTTTGGTGTGCTCTGAGAAGATCATTGGACTGCAGAAGATCACAACTACCATCAGATGTGCATGATCCAAATGACAACAATAATCTGAGCACTTCGACAAGAAAGCCAGACAGCTCTTGCTGTCCAAAAGCCATATCAGATCTCAGAGATGTTATGAAACGCAGAGACAACAAGCCTCTTGTTTGCAGTAGAAGATCCCTAGGGAGCATTGAATTCCTTAAACCTGTGACTCATGAAGTACTTCTTGATGATTCAACCTGGGAAATTAAAATTAGTCGGTTTTATGCTTCCAGCAATGCCAATGACAGAGGAAAGCATGGCCCAACTTTTGTGGGTAACCTGAGGCTGGCAAACACCGACAATAGAGGCCGCCATCCCGTACCTCACTACGACTCCGGCAGGTCTACTTTGATTAAAATCCATGGTGGGGGTTGCAGTGATATTCCTTCAGAGTGTAGAAGATCTATTGAGACAGATTATAATGGTAATTCAAATCCAATTTGCCAGATATGTGGTGCGCAGTTTAGAAAACTGGATGCTGTTGAAGCACATCATCTGTCAAAACATGCAG TCATTGAACTTGGTGAAGGAGACTCATCAAGGAAGATAGTAGAAATAATTTGCCAAAAAAGCTGCAGGTTGAAGTCTGCAGAGAAGGAGTGCAGAAGGATAGAGAGGGTCTTGAAGGTCCACAACATGCAAAAAACCGTAGCCTGGTTTGAAGAATATAGAGAAACAGTGAAGATTGAAGCTAGCAAACTACCCAAAAAGCATCCCCGGTGCCTGGTTGATGGGAATGAGCTTTTGAGGTTCTATGGCACAACTGTTGTCTGCTCTCTTGGCATCAATGGCTCCTCCAGCCTCTGCACTTTAGATGATTGTGGTGTGTGTCAAGTTTTAAGGCACGGATTTCTCACCAAGAAGGAATCCAATGGTGGGGTTTTCACCACTTCCACAAGTGGAAGAGCATTCGAATCCATTGAATTATATGAGAAAGATTCGTCTGCAAGGAAGGCTTTGATAGTGTGCCGAGTAGTGGCCGGGAGGATTCATAGTCCTCTGGAGAGAATTCAAGAAATGGCATCCTCAGGGTTCGACTCCTTGGCTTGGAGAAAGGGTTCTCATTCCAACTTTGAGGAACTCTGTGTACTAAATCCCAGAGCTATCCTCCCTTGCTTTGTGGCAATTTACAAACCCGAGTGA